The segment ATGTAAGTATTGATTATGTTAACGATTATAAGAGCAAAGGTTACCACGTATGGCCTTTGATTACGAATCGTTTTGATCCTGGCTTTACTAGTGGTATCTTAGCAGATCAATCTGTATGGAAAAAATATGCACATAACCTCGTGCAATATGCTTATATTTACGGCTTTGATGGCTATAACTTTGACTTTGAAAATATTGATTATGCCGATCGTGATCGTTTAACAGCATTTGTAGCGTATTTATCTAACCATTTACATCAATACAATATTAAAACATCCATCGATGTAACTGGTTATTCTGATAGCCCAGAATGGTCCTTAGTATATAACCGCAGTGCTTTTGCTAATTCTGTAGACTATGTAGTTCTTATGGCGTATGACGAAACATGGGCTAAAAGTACAACAGCAGGTCCTGTAGCAAGTTATCCATGGGTTCGCAAACATACAGAAAAAATGCTTTCTGAAGTACCATCTCAAAAATTGGTACTTGGTGTACCATTCTATATGCGCTTATGGCATGATACTAATGGCTATGCAAAAGGCGAAACTTTGGCTATGAAAAACACGGGTAGCTATTTTGCAAATTATAAAGATAAAATGACTTGGGATGATCGATTAAAACTATTTTATTTATCTATCCCAACTGGCTCTGGTTCTGACCGTATCTGGTTTGAAGATAATACGTCTTTAGGTTTGAAACTAGATCTCGTAAAAGAATTACAGCTTGGTGGTTTTGCTGCATGGCGTAAAGGCTTTGAAGATGAAAGTACTATCGCTATGATTCAAGGTAAAGACTTAGGTCGTGGCATCCCTAAATCTCCTACAGCGGTTGTTCCTGAACCTGTAGTAGAAGAAACAAAACCATTAACTAAACTTGAACAATATAAATTGCGCTTAGAGGAAAAAGAAAAGGCAAAAGCCGCAAAGGCAGAAGCTAAACGCAAGGCTAAAGAGGAAAAAGAATTAG is part of the Veillonella nakazawae genome and harbors:
- a CDS encoding glycosyl hydrolase family 18 protein codes for the protein MIRKSTILKSLTALVMSALSTTAVQAEVLVPVDQFLANTTRHYEANQYKTSYTVYVPQTELQGNAIVLNPAAVGEPVKLPTTSKNGMTYVDIESDPAMLGVSYTKVNGQLTLGPAPQASTVKAPYTMQTPLSWAFDPWPTQGTPYQAKLNSSGDNIISPSWFKLHSLGLEASPNVSIDYVNDYKSKGYHVWPLITNRFDPGFTSGILADQSVWKKYAHNLVQYAYIYGFDGYNFDFENIDYADRDRLTAFVAYLSNHLHQYNIKTSIDVTGYSDSPEWSLVYNRSAFANSVDYVVLMAYDETWAKSTTAGPVASYPWVRKHTEKMLSEVPSQKLVLGVPFYMRLWHDTNGYAKGETLAMKNTGSYFANYKDKMTWDDRLKLFYLSIPTGSGSDRIWFEDNTSLGLKLDLVKELQLGGFAAWRKGFEDESTIAMIQGKDLGRGIPKSPTAVVPEPVVEETKPLTKLEQYKLRLEEKEKAKAAKAEAKRKAKEEKELAKRKAKEEAQQAKAEKKRLEEEAKAQKERDAQEAKDKIASYKSHGSVQNTTTKNELTKSVQVVKR